Below is a window of Rhizobium sp. NXC14 DNA.
CAGCAGGCGAGTGAACAGTTGCCGGTGGTCCATGGGATGGCGCTACCCAGTGCCTCGGCCTGCTGCAACAGCCGCACCGTCACGCGGACAGTGTCCCATAACAGGCTGCTGTCGCTCGGCTCATGGATCAGTGCGGCGGTGACGGTGCTGTCAACGCGCACGACTTTGCCACTTTCCAGCTTCTCCTGCCGGGCGCTCGCCAGCAGCACCCGGTTTATCTCTTCAAAGGTTTGCGCCCGGATCGCGCTGATCCTCTTGTGCAAGACCGACTTCTTCGGGTTCCATCCCCACGGCAGCCGGGCAAAGGCGCGGAACGAGGCGGAGTCTTTAACTCAACTGGCGATGCTGCTTGAGCAGCGCGCAGCGCAGCACAGCCTCGGCTGGTAGCCCCTCGCGGCCGGTCTGTCTGAGACCATGCCGGCGCAGGTCGCGCGCCACCAACCCGAGCAGATCGCTATGCTCATCCAGCCACTGAGACATGGCTTTCAATTCACGGCCGATCTCGTGTCCGGCAAAAAGATCGAATATACTGGATTGGACGGTGCGTTCTTGGCGCATTGTCGGCCCCGGCGGTTACGGGTTTGTCTTTAGAATCAGTAGCTTGATCTAAAGTATACCTGAAACCGCCGGGCTTTACCTGCGGCAATGTCGCAATTCCTCCAACAATGGACGGGCACTAGGCTAGAGATGGGTCAGCCCTACCGGTGAAGGTCGCAATCATTCTTGATTGCAACCTCTCCTAGCCAGCTCGAGCCGTTTATTTTCCTAAGATCTGCAACACAGGGCGGGGTGTTCCCCCCGTCTCGGCTGGCAAAAGTGGATAGGCGACCTCCGGTACCGTTCCGGTCAGCGAATTAAGAAAGGCAACGATGAGGTCGACTTCTTCTTCCTTCAATGCTTCGCCGAGCTGGGCGGTCCCCATGATGGCGACGGCCTGTTTGAGATCCCAAACCTTACCCGAATGAAAGTAAGGTGCCGTGAGTGCTACGTTGCGCAGCGGAGCTGCGCGGAAAACATATAAATCGTCGGATTTATTGGTGACGGCAAAACGGCCCTTGTCTTTTTCCGGCAGGACGTCGACGCTGGGCTTTTCAACAATGCCAAAACGGTAATAGCCATTCCCACCAACATTGGTACCAGCATGGCAGGACGAGCAGCCTTTTTCCATGAAAAGCGTCAGGCCCTGTTTCTGTTTGGAAGTCATTGCGGCGTCATCGCCATTGAGAAAGGCATCGAAGGGAGCCGGCGTGACAAGTGTCGCCTCAAAGGCTTCGATTGCCTTGGCGAAGTTGTCGAAGGTGACGGGATCGGCGTCACCCGCGAAAGCTGCACTGAACCACTCGACATATTGCGGCATCGATTTGAGCGTGGCAATGACTTGACCCGGTGTATTGGCCATTTCGACACTGGCTTGGACCGGTCCCTTGGCCTGAGCCTTCAGGTCTTCGGCACGACCGTCCCAGAACTGCGCGATGTTGAAGACAGCGTTCAGTGCCGTCGGCGCGTTGCGCGGTCCCTTCTGCCAACCATGGCCGATCGAGGTTTCAAGATTGTCGTCGCCCCCAGTGGCCAGGTTGTGGCACGAGTTGCATGAGAAAACGCTTGACGCCGAGACGCGTGGATCGAAGAACAGTGCCTTGCCTAGGACGATTTTCTCCGATGTGATCCGGTTGTTGACGACTGCCGGCGTGGTGGATGGCAAAGCCTTGAAGGTAGCCAGCGCCATTGCTCTGAGGTCTGCGGGGATCGAATCCGCAGTAAAGGCGGTGGTCGCCATCAAGGCGGCAGCCATCGTAGTGAACAGGATTTTGATGGGCCGCAAACCGAGCACATCGAGAGCCTCGATCACCACGAGGTTCGAAAGTCCTCGGGCCTTACCGGCCGCCCATGCTGATGGAGAAGTAGGCCAGGCAGCTTGCCTGCGGGCCGTCTTCCTTCCCTGCGAAAAATTGCGGTTCTTTGTCGATGATCGCGGAATAGGCCAGGCCCAGCCGCCTCTGAGGTAATAGGAAACGCGGATTTCCTGCGCCAGTGAATCCATTTTTTTTTCATGAATCATCAGCCCCTCCCGCAGTTGCCGTGACAGCGCCTTTATGGACATCGAGGATCTCGCCGGGTTGGAACGAATGTAGAGTTGGGCGTCCGCGCGAGGGAACTGCGGCAAGCTCCTGTGCAGCCTTGGCTCGACTATTCCTGTACGACCTCTTAATTCCTCTGCATCTGGATCGTCCTATTCTAGAAGGATCGGATCCAGGCCCCGGCGGAAAGCAATTTTCTGA
It encodes the following:
- a CDS encoding cytochrome-c peroxidase translates to MKILFTTMAAALMATTAFTADSIPADLRAMALATFKALPSTTPAVVNNRITSEKIVLGKALFFDPRVSASSVFSCNSCHNLATGGDDNLETSIGHGWQKGPRNAPTALNAVFNIAQFWDGRAEDLKAQAKGPVQASVEMANTPGQVIATLKSMPQYVEWFSAAFAGDADPVTFDNFAKAIEAFEATLVTPAPFDAFLNGDDAAMTSKQKQGLTLFMEKGCSSCHAGTNVGGNGYYRFGIVEKPSVDVLPEKDKGRFAVTNKSDDLYVFRAAPLRNVALTAPYFHSGKVWDLKQAVAIMGTAQLGEALKEEEVDLIVAFLNSLTGTVPEVAYPLLPAETGGTPRPVLQILGK